The Candidatus Defluviibacterium haderslevense DNA window AGTGGTCTTGATCCAAAGACTTCCATTGTAATTGATGAACTTATTGCTTCCATTACAAAAGAAAAAAATATTATTACTGTGATTAATACACATGATATGAATAGTGTTATGGAAATTGGTGAAAATATTATTTTCCTTCATGAAGGCAAGTTAGAATGGACCGGAACAAGTGAAGACGTTTTAACCAGTACGAATGAAATACTCCAGGGATTTATTTTTGCTTCACCTTTCTTGCAACGCCTCAGAAAAAATATGTAATCCAATTGCGCAAATGAATGCATCATTTCATCATAAACAAGATGTTCTAAAAATTAAAATATGACAACTCCGAAAAAAAGAAATTGGTGGATTTGGATACTTAGTGGACTTATTTTATTATTAATTGGTGCCGCTATTTATAAAAGTAAAATGACTCCAAAAGGTGTCGCTGTAATAACAGAAAAAGCAGGCACCAGAGATATTATCGAAACGGTTTCAGCCAGTGGAAAGATATATCCTGAAACAGAAATAAAAATTTCATCCGATGTCTCCGGTGAAGTCGTCGAATTATATGTTAAAGAAGGTGATTCAGTGCGGGTTGGTCAAGTATTAGCTCGTGTCAATCCTGACGCTTATAAATCAGCTGTAGAACGAGGTGCCGCCGGAGTTAATGTTGCCAGATCTCAGGCAGGTGCATCCAAGACTGGAATTAATACCGCTAAAGCTCAAAGAGATCAAGTCAATGCACAATTTCAAAATGCAAAGAAAAATCTAGATCGCAGCAAACAATTATTTAAAGATGGCATTATCTCTCAATCAGATCTGGATTTAGCAGAGACCCAATACAAAAATTTAGAATCAAATCTTCGTTCAGCAGAATCATCCATTGAAGCTGCAATACGACAAACTGAATCTGCTTCTTACCAAGTAAAAGATGCCGAAGCGCTATTTAGGGAGCAAAAAACAAATTTAGGCCGAGCCACCATCAAAGCACCAGCAAGTGGTATCATTTCTAAATTGAATGTTGAGAAAGGTGAAAGAGTAGTAGGAACCATTCAGATGAGTGGAACAGAATTAATGCGAATTGCAGATTTCAATGCCATGGAAGTTCAGGTAGAAGTCAGCGAGAATGATATCGTCAGGGTCAATGTCGGAAATGAAACCATCATAGAAGTAGACGCCTATCAAAATAAAAAATTCAAAGGTCAAGTCACTGAAGTATCTAATAGCGCGTCTAACTTAAATAGTCTAACGGGTATCTCAACAGATCAGGTTACTAAGTTTGTAGTAAAAGTTCGGATCGATAAAACTTCATATACGGACTTGATCAAAAATACCAACTCATCACCGTTTAAACCTGGTATGTCTGCGACTGTTGAAATTAAAACCAACACGGTAACCAATAAATTAAGTATACCCATTCAAGCCGTTACAGCATATGATCCGGAAGCTGAATTAAAAAAGAAATCCAAAGCCATAGACAAACCAGAAAATGTAAAATTGCAAGAAGAAGAAAAAAAAGAAATCAGCAACAATCATTTCAAAGAGGCGGTCTATATCAAAATGGGCGACACAGTAGCTCGCAAAGATGTTATCACTGGTATTCAAGACCAAAACTATATCCAAATTATTGAAGGTCTTAATGAAAATGATGAAGTCGTAATCGGTCCCTATACTGCCATATCTAAAGATTTAAAAGCGGGATCCAAAGTATATATTAAAAAAGAGGAACCAGAAAAAGATTCAAAGAAAAAATAATCCTATTTCCATTTTAAAATCTGATTTTAAAAATTCTAGTAATATCATCAATTGATTTAGCATTTCAATTACTTTCAACTTATATATTTCTTTGAATTAGATGAATTCATAACTCCTTGCCTTATTCAAGATTATTTGGACATCTGTTGGTCTTGTTTTTAAATTAAATTAAGAAATATTATAAAAAATGAGTAGACATATAAATTTGAATCGGCCTTAAAGGCTAAGCCGTTAAAAAATGATGGAATGAAACCGTTAAAAATTCAAAACTGTATGAGCCCAACACAATGCTAAAAAATGGAAATGGAAAGCGAGCTGGGCAAGTGTGAAGCAAAGCAACTGAAAGAAGTCACAAGGCGAGTTTTTTGAATTTAGGTTTCATGGAATCATTTTAGGCTTTGACTTTACAGCCTAGAATTTTTGGTTTCCCTCAGCCTGAGACAGGCTTCGGTTCATTCGTT harbors:
- a CDS encoding efflux RND transporter periplasmic adaptor subunit; translated protein: MTTPKKRNWWIWILSGLILLLIGAAIYKSKMTPKGVAVITEKAGTRDIIETVSASGKIYPETEIKISSDVSGEVVELYVKEGDSVRVGQVLARVNPDAYKSAVERGAAGVNVARSQAGASKTGINTAKAQRDQVNAQFQNAKKNLDRSKQLFKDGIISQSDLDLAETQYKNLESNLRSAESSIEAAIRQTESASYQVKDAEALFREQKTNLGRATIKAPASGIISKLNVEKGERVVGTIQMSGTELMRIADFNAMEVQVEVSENDIVRVNVGNETIIEVDAYQNKKFKGQVTEVSNSASNLNSLTGISTDQVTKFVVKVRIDKTSYTDLIKNTNSSPFKPGMSATVEIKTNTVTNKLSIPIQAVTAYDPEAELKKKSKAIDKPENVKLQEEEKKEISNNHFKEAVYIKMGDTVARKDVITGIQDQNYIQIIEGLNENDEVVIGPYTAISKDLKAGSKVYIKKEEPEKDSKKK